A single region of the Moritella sp. Urea-trap-13 genome encodes:
- a CDS encoding 4'-phosphopantetheinyl transferase superfamily protein, with amino-acid sequence MPHTALFFSQQLTFSSHSGLPVKADAPMDVYLFNSNNIASEQITALTAQYLHPQEQLVFAKRKQLQAKQEYLASRVIIKTYASQFLGYDFDSLTVLFDEQDTCLKVYQHGQAIALHTCISHSHGQVLVALVPVKQSATPELVLKPMQLGVDLEWLSTKRSLDKVAKHYYHSEELRACMVQAEDVTEEMSKALYSKALYRIWTLKEALAKAIKQPIAQLLRDNVFEYCLPLNVHSGHYEMLEKGDKRQAKAFDLSIISDMELTDNANIHINILTGRLDQDFRSVK; translated from the coding sequence ATGCCACACACAGCCCTATTCTTTAGTCAGCAATTAACCTTTAGCTCGCATAGCGGCTTGCCAGTCAAGGCCGATGCGCCAATGGACGTTTACTTATTCAACAGTAACAACATTGCTAGCGAACAGATCACGGCACTGACTGCGCAGTATTTACACCCACAAGAACAGCTCGTGTTTGCCAAACGTAAGCAGCTGCAAGCAAAACAAGAATACCTCGCGAGTCGCGTTATCATTAAGACCTATGCTAGCCAATTTTTAGGCTATGATTTTGACTCCCTGACTGTGCTATTCGATGAGCAGGATACTTGCTTAAAGGTCTATCAGCATGGCCAAGCTATCGCGCTACACACCTGCATATCTCATTCGCACGGCCAAGTGTTGGTTGCCCTTGTTCCGGTCAAACAATCTGCAACGCCAGAATTAGTGCTAAAACCAATGCAACTGGGTGTGGATTTAGAATGGCTCTCGACCAAGCGTTCACTCGACAAAGTAGCGAAGCATTATTACCATAGCGAAGAGTTACGAGCCTGTATGGTTCAAGCTGAAGATGTTACTGAAGAGATGAGCAAAGCGTTGTATTCCAAGGCCTTGTATCGTATATGGACGTTAAAAGAAGCGTTAGCCAAAGCGATTAAGCAACCGATAGCACAATTGTTACGTGATAATGTGTTTGAATATTGTCTGCCGTTAAATGTGCATTCAGGCCATTATGAAATGCTAGAAAAAGGTGATAAAAGGCAGGCCAAAGCGTTTGATTTAAGCATTATCAGCGATATGGAACTCACTGATAATGCCAATATTCATATCAATATACTAACGGGTAGATTAGATCAGGATTTTCGTAGCGTTAAATAA
- a CDS encoding M50 family metallopeptidase, translating to MIARDRRILFILVFTVLAFMWQSALIAPLKILVVFLHELSHALATWLTGGKVVEFVVSAYQSGHVRSMGGSRFIILSAGYLGSLLFGLLFYAASSRRKTTDISLALLAITMLVVAVFFGGTLYTIGFAAVIALAIMALLKYASAAIKQTVLLVFASASMIYVPIDIWQDTIVHSGALSDARMLANEMGGATFMWGGLWFAASLYFIYLTLRKS from the coding sequence ATGATCGCGAGAGATAGACGAATTCTATTTATACTGGTGTTCACGGTACTCGCTTTTATGTGGCAAAGTGCGCTAATTGCCCCACTGAAAATCTTAGTGGTGTTCTTGCATGAGCTGAGCCATGCGTTAGCGACTTGGTTAACTGGCGGCAAGGTTGTGGAGTTTGTGGTCTCGGCTTATCAAAGTGGCCATGTTCGTTCTATGGGCGGCTCGCGGTTTATTATTCTTAGCGCTGGTTATTTAGGCTCGTTACTGTTTGGCTTGTTATTTTATGCGGCTAGCAGTCGTCGCAAGACCACAGATATTAGCTTAGCGCTATTGGCGATTACCATGTTAGTGGTTGCTGTTTTCTTTGGCGGCACTTTATATACCATTGGCTTTGCGGCGGTGATTGCCTTGGCGATCATGGCATTATTAAAGTATGCCAGTGCGGCGATTAAGCAAACCGTGTTATTGGTGTTTGCTAGCGCCAGTATGATCTATGTGCCTATCGATATTTGGCAAGATACTATCGTGCATAGTGGGGCATTATCTGATGCCCGCATGTTAGCCAATGAAATGGGCGGCGCGACCTTTATGTGGGGCGGTCTGTGGTTTGCCGCTAGCTTGTATTTTATTTATTTAACGCTACGAAAATCCTGA
- the msrA gene encoding peptide-methionine (S)-S-oxide reductase MsrA, producing the protein MFFAKNKLAMVSKSDALPDNPTAIPVDALHYVSATKMVPPFVAQYQVCYFAMGCFWGAERLFWSIPGVVTTAVGYQGGYTVHPSYQQVCTGQTGHTEAVLVVFDPEVISYAELLILFWENHQATQGMRQGNDQGSQYRSALYCTSQQQLSEAKSSAAHYQQALLDSGSTETITTEIDLAAPFYYAEADHQQYLAKNPQGYCGLGGSGICYPSN; encoded by the coding sequence ATGTTTTTTGCAAAAAATAAACTAGCTATGGTTAGTAAGTCTGATGCACTGCCTGACAACCCGACGGCGATCCCCGTTGATGCGTTACATTATGTATCTGCCACCAAAATGGTGCCGCCGTTTGTTGCTCAATACCAAGTATGCTATTTCGCTATGGGCTGTTTCTGGGGCGCGGAACGATTATTCTGGTCGATTCCCGGTGTTGTCACCACGGCTGTTGGTTACCAAGGTGGTTACACTGTCCACCCAAGTTATCAGCAAGTATGCACAGGTCAAACTGGGCACACAGAAGCTGTATTAGTGGTTTTCGATCCTGAAGTGATTAGCTACGCAGAGTTATTGATCTTGTTTTGGGAAAATCATCAAGCAACCCAAGGTATGCGCCAAGGTAATGATCAGGGCTCGCAATATCGATCTGCGCTGTACTGCACTTCGCAACAACAATTGTCTGAAGCGAAATCGTCTGCTGCGCATTATCAACAAGCATTGCTAGATAGCGGTAGTACTGAAACTATTACTACTGAGATCGATCTCGCTGCGCCATTTTATTATGCCGAAGCAGATCATCAGCAATATCTGGCTAAAAATCCACAAGGCTATTGCGGCTTAGGCGGCAGTGGTATTTGTTACCCGAGTAATTAA
- a CDS encoding HlyU family transcriptional regulator: MFGLLKRLFSGSADSDAKPVDNTPNVEPIDYNGYLIFVMPKEESGQYRVAGLIEKPVVDDEAADNLKHQFIRSDVCMNKQQAEQITLQKCKLFIDQVGDSMFK; the protein is encoded by the coding sequence ATGTTCGGATTATTAAAACGACTTTTTTCTGGTTCTGCGGATTCAGATGCTAAACCTGTCGACAACACACCAAATGTTGAACCTATTGATTACAACGGCTACCTTATCTTTGTGATGCCGAAGGAAGAATCGGGTCAATACCGTGTCGCGGGTTTAATTGAAAAACCTGTTGTAGACGACGAAGCAGCGGATAATTTAAAACACCAATTTATTCGTTCTGATGTTTGCATGAACAAACAGCAAGCTGAACAGATCACATTACAAAAATGTAAGTTATTCATCGACCAAGTTGGCGATAGCATGTTTAAGTAA